The stretch of DNA GAGTGGGCATGAATTACCGTTATTGGACCGGGTGCTGGATCAACAAATCGTTGATACCGAGGGAAAACGGCTGGTGCGGGTCAACGACCTGCAGCTTGCCAGGGCTGGTGATCTGTTTGTCCTCACCGGCGTGGATGTGAGCAGTATCGGTCTTTTGCGCCGCCTGGGGTTGGAAAAACTTGGGCGACATATTGGGAATGCCCTCAAGCGCCCGGTGAGAACAACTGTTATCCCTTGGGAGTTTGTCGCTTCGATTGACCACGATGATCCTTTGCGCTTGAGCGTCTCGCAAAACAAGCTGGTGAAGCTGCCAGCCGCCGATATCGCCGCCATCGTAGATGAGCTTGACCATCACACCATCACTGCCCTGCTGGAAGGCTTTGATAACCCATCCCTGGCGGATACCCTTGAAGAATCCTCGCCTGAACTGCAGATGACCATCCTGGCTAACATGCCTCCGGAGCGGGCGGCTGACATCCTTGAGGAAATGGACCCGGATGAAGCCGCTGACCTGCTGGCGGATCTGCCCGAACAGACCAGTGAAGCTCTGCTGGAGCTGATGGAACAGGACGATGCCCAGGAGGTGCGCACATTGCTGACCTACCCGGAGGATACTGCCGGCGGAATCATGACCACTGAATTTGCCTATGTGCCCGTAGACCTGACCGTAGGCGCTGCTCTCAATTACCTGCGTTCTTCTGAAGATGCCCGTGATGATGAAGGTATGCATTATGTGCACATTCTTGATCACAATAAACGTTTACAGGGCGTGGTTACCCTGCGCGACCTGGTGATGGCTGAGCCTGACAGCGAGCTGCAGCAATGGGTGATCGCTGAGAGAATCACCGTCGAACCCCTGACACCGCAGAAAGATGTGGCTTACCTGATCGCCAAGTACGATCTGGCTTCCATCCCGGTGATCGATCCAAACACCAACGTCATGCTGGGCATTGTCACCGTTGATGATGCCATCGATATCGTCCTGCCGACGGCATGGAAGAAACGTCTACCCCGTTTGTTCTAAGATAGAAAATTGGAGCGCCCCTATGCTGAAGAAATTTAAAGCGCCCTTATGGCTAAGAAAGCTCGGCATCTTTTTGGCTGTCCTCGGACCGGGCTTGATCACCTCCAGTGCTGATAACGATGCGCCGGGCATTGCCACCTATTCCATGGCTGGTTCGATCTATGGCTATAAATTCCTGTTTGTGATTCTGGTTGTGACTATCGGCGAGGTCGTCATCCAGGAAATTGCTGCCCGGATGGGTGTGGTCACCGGCAAAGGCACGGCAGATCTGATCCGGGAACGATTTGGAGTCAAGATCACAACCTTTTCCATGTTTTCACTGCTGCTGGCTAATCTGGGTACCACTGTTGCGCAAATCGCTGGGGTGGCTGCCTCTGCGGAGCTGTTTGGCATCAGCCGCTATATTGCCGCGCCCCTTGCTGCCATATTGGTGAGCCTGGCTGTGCTGCGCGGTTCTTATAAACACATCGAGAAAATTCTTATAGCCCTGTCGCTGACCGCTCTCAGTTACATCATCACCGTGTTCCTGGTTAAACCGCCCTGGGGAGAGGTGCTGCGCGCCACGTTCATACCCCAATTTACGCTGGAATCGACCTTCATCCTGGCGGTACTGGCTACCATCGGGACGACCATCACCCCCTGGGGCATCTTTTTTATGCAATCCTCTGTAGCAGATAAGGGGCTGGCGATCAAAGATTATCCTTATACGAAAATTGATGCCACCTTCGGCGCGGCCTGGGGTAACGTGGTCTCGGCTTTCATCGTGATTTCAACGGCTGTCACCCTGTATGTAGCCGGCATTCATGTGGATACCGCAGAACAGGCTGCTCTGGCGTTGGCGCCCCTGGCGGGAAATGCAGCCCGGATTTTGTTTTCAGCCGGTTTGTTGGGCGCGTCCCTGCTGGCGCTTTCGGTGCTGCCCCTTTCAACCACTTATGCCTTTTGTGAAGCCTTCGGGTTTGA from Brevefilum fermentans encodes:
- a CDS encoding magnesium transporter, which produces MIYVSKLINQYIWDGYGGAIGRLEDILVNGTDKNLPPIVALVVKKNHLGIEMIPANQIASLWPSMTLKVGAEHIKPYQPSGHELPLLDRVLDQQIVDTEGKRLVRVNDLQLARAGDLFVLTGVDVSSIGLLRRLGLEKLGRHIGNALKRPVRTTVIPWEFVASIDHDDPLRLSVSQNKLVKLPAADIAAIVDELDHHTITALLEGFDNPSLADTLEESSPELQMTILANMPPERAADILEEMDPDEAADLLADLPEQTSEALLELMEQDDAQEVRTLLTYPEDTAGGIMTTEFAYVPVDLTVGAALNYLRSSEDARDDEGMHYVHILDHNKRLQGVVTLRDLVMAEPDSELQQWVIAERITVEPLTPQKDVAYLIAKYDLASIPVIDPNTNVMLGIVTVDDAIDIVLPTAWKKRLPRLF
- a CDS encoding Nramp family divalent metal transporter — its product is MLKKFKAPLWLRKLGIFLAVLGPGLITSSADNDAPGIATYSMAGSIYGYKFLFVILVVTIGEVVIQEIAARMGVVTGKGTADLIRERFGVKITTFSMFSLLLANLGTTVAQIAGVAASAELFGISRYIAAPLAAILVSLAVLRGSYKHIEKILIALSLTALSYIITVFLVKPPWGEVLRATFIPQFTLESTFILAVLATIGTTITPWGIFFMQSSVADKGLAIKDYPYTKIDATFGAAWGNVVSAFIVISTAVTLYVAGIHVDTAEQAALALAPLAGNAARILFSAGLLGASLLALSVLPLSTTYAFCEAFGFERGLNRPIKEAPTFYGIYLGITGLSVLIVLIPGIPLFPIMWLSQTLNAFILPVLLYLVIKLSSNERIMGQWKNTRLQNILATGLMVFISLVTVALVVASFWNPAS